In Carassius gibelio isolate Cgi1373 ecotype wild population from Czech Republic chromosome B19, carGib1.2-hapl.c, whole genome shotgun sequence, one DNA window encodes the following:
- the LOC127978969 gene encoding uncharacterized protein LOC127978969 encodes MALFSSVFRPLFECFAHFFRKRETPLRAQQCAAQERAAIEKLPEASMMKADESEAFDFTAQNKKCKKRRRQYGEKEKKRQVKRKVKKEKEMNEGGSHKDKAEKESETFGLEKIKDRGHVPQKKRESAKFRKMQSLESVMEGGSKHREAGEKKKKRRNQKERRTTEPTPLLVEVKPKQSLVSPPVRSSFLKPIEGEFPLLPSVSEDLPLPAARFKPLPPVTRPPMHPQKPETAPEEVSLPCSPLQVDPPKPLAAPEEVSLPCSLLQVDSPKPLAVPPCSTPTPDELFCLRRIQVSPPKQLVVSPSSSPVSDEVADLQRSSAPMCSPSLMKAQPSTSSLFEPPPQLMLIDIEDEETEYVEYTGKTIRACDLPKSELPRPQEAEMKPRRMVAWLESDCDMPEEVWVSEVVEVQGSEDVKDNTDEMGDSNAIEGTLDDSSQKKEELDKHMMKLFGVASPEGPKNETQHNVNVQQETKRKRKLPLVLFSWAEEKAKKKKEKKIQKEKERREKELLLERYRNDPKLKHLLINKHNCNYCSSE; translated from the exons ATGGCACTGTTCAGCAGTGTATTTAGACCACTTTTTGAGTGTTTTGCTCACTTCTTTCGCAAAAGGGAGACACCTTTGAGGGCACAACAGTGTGCAGCACAAGAACGGGCGGCAATAGAGAAACTCCCAGAAGCATCAATGATGAAGGCAGATGAAAGTGAGGCCTTCGACTTCACTGCCCAAAACAAGAAGTGCAAAAAGAGACGCCGCCAG tatggagagaaagagaagaaaagacagGTGAAGAGAAAGGTGAAGAAGGAGAAAGAGATGAATGAGGGAGGAAGTCATAAAGACAAGGCTGAAAAAGAAAGCGAGACATTTGGCCTTGAAAAGATAAAGGATAGAGGACATGtgccacagaaaaaaagagagtcTGCCAAATTCAGAAAGATGCAGAGTCTAGAAAGTGTGATGGAGGGAGGAAGTAAGCATAGAGAGGctggagaaaagaaaaagaagaggagaaaccaGAAGGAAAGAAGGACCACTGAGCCTACTCCACTTCTTGTGGAGGTCAAACCTAAGCAAAGTCTAGTCAGTCCTCCAGTGAGATCTTCCTTCTTGAAGCCAATAGAAGGAGAATTTCCATTGCTTCCAAGTGTCTCTGAAGACCTTCCTTTACCAGCTGCTCGCTTCAAACCCTTGCCGCCAGTGACCAGACCGCCCATGCATCCTCAAAAGCCAGAGACTGCACCAGAGGAAGTGTCCTTGCCATGTTCTCCTCTTCAAGTGGATCCTCCCAAACCGTTGGCAGCACCAGAGGAAGTGTCCTTGCCAT GTTCTCTTCTTCAAGTGGATTCTCCCAAACCGTTGGCAGTTCCTCCATGTTCCACTCCAACACCTGATGAACTGTTTTGCCTCCGACGCATCCAAGTCAGTCCTCCCAAACAACTGGTGGTTTCTCCGAGCTCCTCTCCTGTATCTGATGAAGTTGCTGATCTGCAACGTTCTTCAGCTCCAATGTGTTCTCCCAGCTTGATGAAGGCTCAGCCGTCCACTTCTTCCCTGTTTGAGCCGCCTCCACAACTCATGCTCATCGACATAGAGGATGAGGAGACAGAGTACGTGGAGTACACGGGGAAGACCATTCGGGCCTGTGACTTACCCAAGTCTGAACTCCCCCGACCTCAGGAGGCTGAAATGAAACCAAGACGGATGGTTGCTTGGTTGGAGAGTGACTGCGACATGCCGGAGGAAGTGTGGGTGAGTGAAGTGGTGGAGGTCCAGGGATCTGAAGATGTGAAAGATAACACTGATGAAATGGGAGACTCCAATGCCATAGAAGGGACTTTGGATGACTCCTCTCAGAAAAAGGAGGAGTTGGATAAACACATGATGAAGCTGTTTGGTGTAGCCTCTCCTGAAGGTCCCAAGAATGAGACCCAGCACAATGTGAATGTCCAGCAAGAGacaaagaggaaaagaaaattgcCACTTGTTCTCTTCAGCTGGGCAGAAGAGAAGGCCAAGAAAAAGAAGGAGAAGAAAATACAGAAGGAGAAGGAGCGAAGAGAAAAGGAGTTGCTGCTTGAACGCTACAGGAACGATCCAAAACTGAAGCACTTGTTGATCAACAAGCACAACTGCAACTACTGCTCCTCTGAGTGA